The stretch of DNA CAGTTATTTTTCAGCGTGTTCTTTCAGCGCTTTCAAGGTGTTGAACGGTGCGTCCACCACGAACTTGTTGGCCAACCAAGACGGCACGCTGCCACCTGGCTCGGTGTGCACCTGGTAGGTCACTTCGGTCAGGTTGTCGCCTTTAGGCACCAGTTTCCAGTAACCATCGACCTGGGCTACGCGCACGTAGCCTTTGACTTCTGGCTGGTAGGTCGGCACTTCCAACAGCTTGCGGGTGACGGTGCCATCGGCAGCCTTGGTGGTGGTGATTTCCAGGATCGAGTCACGATCGGTCACCGGGAACGGTGCCTTGAACTGGGTGTAGGTCCAGCTCTTGTCGCCTTCCTGCTTGAGCAGTTTCTGCGACTTGCATTCGTGGATCCAGGAACAGGCCCCCGCCACGTCTTCCTGCAGCGCCTGGATCTTGGCCAGCGGCGCCTTGATGGTCGTCACACCGCGATAAGCCTTGTACTTGGAACCGGCAATTTCACTCAAGGACACTTTGATGCCGTCTTCATCCTTGGCCGTCTGCCAGTCTTCAGCATGCGCTGCGGCAGCGAACAACGCGGTAAAACCGCACAACACAGCAATTCGTTTCAGTGAACCCATGGTCTTATTCCTTATTGTTGAAGTTCAGTACTTTGAACAGCCCACTAAGCCGCCGTCATCTGTTCCCACCAGCCGATCAACCTGATCGCTTCTGCCTGGCTACTGCCGCAGACCTCGATATCCGCCTGGAACGAACTACACACTGCCGGCCGCTCAGGCTGGCCAAACAACTGGCACAGTTGTTCGACCGAAAGATGCAGGCAGCGTTCGCCCGCCGGTTTGCCGGCAGGCATTCCCGGCAACGGAGAACTGATGGATGGGGCAATGCAGCAAGCGCCACAGCCTTCACGGCATTTCATGACGAACAGATCCTCGACAACTCAAGTGTTGATGGCCACGTAAGACTACGCCCTTAAACAGACGTTTTAAATTGGCTTAACAGGGGTTTTTCACCGAAAACAAAAGTGACTGACCAGTCTGCGACAGAAGGTCAGGAGTGCGCGTCACGTTTACTCGTCGGGTTTATTGCTTGAACTGGAAATCCAGCGCTGCGCCTTCTACTTCGCGGCGTTCTTCGTTGCGCAGTTGCAGCTGCATTTCATTGCTGAGCAGGCGCCCGTTGATCTGGAATGCACTGTTGTCAGTGGGCTTTTCGGCAAACATCGGCGGCAGCAGCGGCACGTTCTTCGGCTGCGGCATGGTGCCGAGGGGTTGCAGGTGGCGGACCATGTTGGACGGCAGGCTCAAATCCAGCTCTGCAGGCGGCAGCGGCGTCTTGGCGACTTCGTGGGCCGACTTTGACTTGCTGGCGATAGGCGCACGTTTTTTCACCGGCGTTGCTTTCTTTGCGGGGGCTTTCTTCGCGACCGGTGCCTTCTTGGCCGCAGCGGCTTTTTTCGCCGGCACCGTTTGCTGGGAGCTGGCAGCAGGCACCGCTTCACTAGCGGGAGCCGCCAGGACAGCGCCAGCGTTACACAGGCTTAACACGCAGATCAGCAGGGCAGCAGGAAAGGTATAAGTCATATCGCCAGCAGCATTAACGGCAGAAGGCCATATGCTCGCTTGTTGAGGACGGTATGACAAGCATGGTAATTAGCCAGCTACCCGTCGTGTCCCCTTTCCATGCCTCAAAAACCCGCCGCAGTCTCCTGGCATAACTGGCTTGCCAGCATCCCGAGGGTCATCAAGGCGCGCTCCGCCTCGCGGTTCCACGGGGTGCCGCAGTTCAGGCGAATACAGTGGTTGAACTGTTCCGTATTACTGAAGATCAGCCCCGGTGCAATGCTGATGCCCTGCTGCAAGGCGCGCACGTGCAGTTCCTGGGTATTGACCCGTCCAGGCAAACTGACCCACAGGATAAAACCGCCGGTCGGGCGGGTCATCTGGGTGCCTTCGGGAAAATACTGCTGCACGGCCAGCTGGAACGCGCTGAGGTTCTTGCGGTACTCCTGGCGGATATAGCGCAGGTGGCGGTCGTAACCGCCATTCTCCAGGTACGCCGCCGTGCCCATCTGGGTCACGCTGCAGGCCGAATGGGTGCTGAACATTTGCAGGCGCTGGATTTCCTGCTGGTACTTGCCGGCAATCATCCAGCCAATGCGAATGCCCGGTGACAGGGTCTTCGAGAAACTCGAGCAATAGATGACCCGGTCCAGACGGTCGTAGGCTTTCAGGGCCTTGGTGCGGCCCAGTTCGAACATCAGTTCGCCATAGATATCGTCCTCGACCACCTGGATATCGAAATCCGAGGCCAGGCGCAGCAACTGTTTCTGCCGCTCTTCGGGCATGGTGCCGCCCAGGGGATTGCTCAGGCGCGTGGTCAGCACCAGGGCCTTGATCGACCATTGGTTGGCTGCCAGTTGCAGGGCTTCCAGGCTCATGCCGGTGGCCGGGTCGCTGGGGATTTCGATGACCTTCAGGCCCAGCAGATCCGCCAGTTGCAGCAAGCCGTAATAGGTCGGTGATTCGGCGGCGATCAGGTCGCCGGGGCGGGTCAGCACCCGCAGCGACATCTGCAATGCATCGACACACCCATGGGTGATCACCACTTCGGAGGGGTCGACCACCACCCCGGCATCGCGCATACGGATCGCCACCTGGCGCCGCAGCGGCTCGAAACCCGGGCTGAACATGTAACTGAACGCCCGCGGGCTCTGGAAACGCGTGACCTTGGCCAGTTGCTGATGCAGCGCGCGCACAGGCAGGTAGTCGACACTCGGCACGGCGGCGCCCAGCGGGAACACGCCTTCGCGACGGGATTCCACCAACACCTGTTGAATGATGCTGCTGCGGGTGACCAACCCTGGACGCTCGACCCGTGCGATGTCCGGCGTGGGCGCAGTGAGCGCCGGCGTCTGGTGCACGTAATACCCGGACTGCGGCCGCGCGCGAATCAAACCCTGGTCTTCCAGGTTCGCGTAGGCCTGCAACACGGTGGCGTGGCTGACGTTGAGCTGGGAGCTCATTTTGCGTACCGAAGGCACGCGCTCGCCCGGTTGATAGACACCGCGGCGGATATCCTCAGCCAGCTGCTGGGCGATACGTTGGTAGAGCAACAGATTGGTCATGACGCAGCACTCGATTTCACGGGTATTTTATTTTTGTGTGAAACATACCGGCACAGTTTAGAAGTGTACGGGGACAGTTGCCACAATAGTCGAGCGCGGGCGGCAGTGATAGAAAAAACTGTAAGGGTTGCGAACTGAATCGCGGGCATAAAAAACCCGATCATTGATCGGGCTTATGTGGGAGCTGTCGAGCTTCAGCGAGGCTGCGATGCAGGCGCTGCGGTCTCGCAGGTGCACCGAGGCGATCCTGTCGCAGCCTCGCTGGGGCTCGACAGCTCCCACAGGAATCAGCTTTCACCTTGAGAATCAGGTTCAGCGAGCAGCGCCCAACTGGCCTTTTTCGTCGGAGAACACAATTTCTACCCGACGGTTCTGCGCCCTGCCCCGCTCAGACGCGTTGGCCTCGACCGGATACTGATCGCCGTAGCCTTCGACCTGAATGCGTTTTTCGTCGATCCCCAGGTCGCTCAGTACATCCGCAACCGCTTGAGCGCGGTCCCGGGACAGTTTGATATTTTCCTGTTCGCCGCCGGTATTGTCGGTGTAACCCTCGATGCGCACCACGCGCTTGGGGTTCAGTTGCAGGAACTGCACCACTTTGAGCACGGTGCGGTTGGCCGAGTTTTGCAGCTCTGCATCACCCGTATCGAACAGCACGTCACCCAGGGTCATCACCAGCCCGCGATCAGGCTGGACGGTGGTCAGGCTGGATATCTGCGCCTCAATCCATTTGCCCTGTTGCTGAACGCTGGAGAGCTTGGCTTCACGCAGGGCCAGTTGCAGGCGCTGGCGTTCCAGCTCCAGCTTGACCCCACGCTCCTGATTGAGTGCCTGCTCGGTGTGTTCCCGGGCAATCGCGCTGTAGCGCTGGCTCAGGTAGGCGTAATGCGCCACATCGGCGCCGCTGCCCCAGAAGCTGGAGAAACGGTCGGCACGGGCCAGGGACTCACCGGCGCGAATCACGTCCTTGGGTGCGATACGCAGCACATTCGAATCTTCCTTGACCTTCTGGAAGTCAGTGCTGGCCTGTTGCAAGGCGAGGTTACTGTCGGGGTGCGTCGCACAACCACCCAGCGCACTGCCCAGCAACACCACACAGCTCAACCCACGCATCAACGGGCTCATTGGGCGTCTCCCAACTGCAACTGCTTGCGCAGGCGGGTGATGCGGGTGTTGAGCACGTTCAGTTGCTCCTGGCTTTTGCGGGTCAGCACCCGCGCTTCCGCCAGGCGGGCGTCCAGCTCGGCTTCTTCAGCCTGCATGCGGGCGTCCTTGTAGGATTCATCGGCCATGTCGGCACGGGCCTGGGTGAACTTGTCTTCCGCCAGCTTCAGCTCGGGCGAATCGCTGGCAACGGCGCCCACGGCGCTGGCTTGTTCCAGGGCTTGCTGGGTCAGGCGCATCTGTTCATTCGGCGCAGGATCGGCTGCACATCCCGCCAGAGCTACAACGGCGAGGGCCGCGAAAAGAGGTCGAATAGTCACTGAAAATCCCTACTTTGTTGGGGTGCCGACGGGTTGCTGCAACTGCGCTTTCCAGCGCTCAAGATTGCTCTGCAGCGCGGTTTCCGCCAGACCGGACGCGGGCAATTCTGTCATCTTTTTGGCGAGCTGTCCGCGCAACCACGGATCGTTGCAGGCGGAGTTGTGGGAAATGGCCAGGTACAGGCCCGGCTGGTCGATGGGGATTTCGCGCGCCACCAGGTCGTTGCTCATGCCCAACGTCTGGGCCATGGCCATGCCGGAATAACGTCCGGCGAGCACGTAGTCCACTTCTCCCAATAGCAGTTTCTGGAACGCCGGGGTCAGGCTGGGCAGGCGCTGCAGGGTCAGTTGCTCACCGGCGAAGGTTTCAAAGTCGCGGCTCAGGCGCGCCCTTTCCGACACCGCGCCCTTGTGGCCCTGCAGGTCGCTGGCCTGGCTGTAGGCCAGGGAGGAATCCTTGCGGGTCCAGACCAGGTAATCGGTTTGCACCAATGCCGGGTGGATGTAGTCGAGGGAGTCCAGGGCGTCGAGGGTCAATGGCGCGTCGGCGAGGATGTCCATGCGCCCGCTGCGCACTTCTTCCAGCGCCAGGGAACGTTTGCCGCCGTACAGCAGGTCGATTTTCACCCCGAGGTCCTTGGCCACTTGCTGCAGCATGTCGGCGGTGGCGCCGATCAAGTGCGTGGGGTCCTGGGGATCACGCCACAGATAAGGCGGGGCGTCCGGGCTGCCGGTGATCACCAGGCGATCACATTTGCCCGCCGCCAGCGACACCGTCGGCAGCAGTGACAGGGCCAGCAGTACAGTCCAGGGACGCAATTCCATGGCAGGGTTCTCCAGTTGAAAAATTACCGGGCAAAAAAAAGCCCGGTCAAAAGACCGGGCTCTTTATAAGTGAAGCGGCTGGATTAGACCAGCTTCTCCAACTCGGGTACGGCTTCGAACAAGTCCGCCACCAGGCCGTAATCAGCCACCTGGAAGATCGGTGCTTCTTCGTCCTTGTTGATCGCAACGATCACCTTGGAGTCTTTCATACCGGCCAAATGCTGGATTGCGCCGGAGATACCGACGGCGATGTACAGCTGTGGCGCAACGATCTTGCCGGTCTGGCCGACCTGCATGTCGTTCGGTACAAAACCTGCGTCGACGGCAGCGCGGGAAGCGCCGACCGCAGCGCCCAGCTTGTCGGCCAGGGCGTACAGGTGCTTGAAGTTGTCACCGTTCTGCATGCCGCGGCCGCCGGAAACGACGATCTTGGCAGCGGTCAGTTCCGGACGATCGGACTTGGCCAGCTCTTCGCCAACGAAGCTGGAAGTGCCAGCGTCGTGGGCAGCGGCCACAGCTTCAACCGCAGCCGAACCACCTTCAGCAGCAACCGGGTCGAAACCGGTGGCACGCACGGTGATGACTTTTACCGACGCAGTGGACTGCACGGTAGCGATGGCGTTACCGGCATAGATCGGACGCTTGAATGTGTCGGCGCTTTCTACCGAAACGATCTCGGAGATCTGGTCAACGTCCAGTTGCGCAGCAACGCGCGGCAGGATGTTTTTGCCATTGGAGGTGGCGGCAGCCAGGATGTGGCTGTAGCCAGCGCCCAGCTCTGCAACCAGCGGCGCAACGTTTTCCGGCAATTGGTGAGCGTAGGCTGCGTTATCGGCAACCAGTACTTTGCTCACGCCAGCGATTTTGGCAGCGGCTTCAGCCACGGCGCCAACGTTTTGGCCGGCGACCAGCACGTGGATATCACCACCGATTTTGGCGGCGGCGGCAACAGTGTTCAGGGTGGCCGGAGCCACGACCTTGTTGTCGTGTTCTGCGATTACCAAGATAGTCATGGTTAGATTACCTTCGCTTCGTTTTTCAGTTTCTCGACCAGTTCAGCCACCGACTTGACCTTGATGCCCGCGCTGCGTGCAGCCGGCGCTTCGACTTTTACGGTCTTGTTGGTGGAGGCGGTGGAAACGCCCAAAGCATCCGGAGTCAGCACTTCGAGAGGCTTCTTCTTGGCTTTCATGATGTTTGGCAGGGACGCGTAGCGCGGCTCGTTCAAACGCAGGTCGGTGGTGACGATGGCTGGCAGTTTCAGGGAAACCGTTTGCGCGCCGCCGTCGATTTCGCGGGTCACGGCAACCTTGTCGCCGCTCACTTCGACTTTCGAGGCGAAGGTGCCCTGACCGTAACCGGTCAGTGCAGCCAGCATCTGGCCAGTCTGGTTGTTATCGCTGTCGATGGCTTGTTTGCCGAGGATCACCAGCGATGGCTGTTCCTTGTCGACAACGGCTTTCAACAACTTGGCAACGGCCAGGGAAGTCAGCTCTTCAGCGGATTCGACGAGGATGGCGCGATCGGCACCCAGCGCCAGGGCGGTACGCAGCTGCTCTTGAGCAGTGGTCGGACCGATGGAAACGACGACGATTTCAGTCGCAACGCCTTTCTCTTTCAGGCGTACGGCTTCTTCCACG from Pseudomonas sp. NC02 encodes:
- a CDS encoding START domain-containing protein, whose amino-acid sequence is MGSLKRIAVLCGFTALFAAAAHAEDWQTAKDEDGIKVSLSEIAGSKYKAYRGVTTIKAPLAKIQALQEDVAGACSWIHECKSQKLLKQEGDKSWTYTQFKAPFPVTDRDSILEITTTKAADGTVTRKLLEVPTYQPEVKGYVRVAQVDGYWKLVPKGDNLTEVTYQVHTEPGGSVPSWLANKFVVDAPFNTLKALKEHAEK
- a CDS encoding YkgJ family cysteine cluster protein, with product MKCREGCGACCIAPSISSPLPGMPAGKPAGERCLHLSVEQLCQLFGQPERPAVCSSFQADIEVCGSSQAEAIRLIGWWEQMTAA
- a CDS encoding translation initiation factor 2 encodes the protein MTYTFPAALLICVLSLCNAGAVLAAPASEAVPAASSQQTVPAKKAAAAKKAPVAKKAPAKKATPVKKRAPIASKSKSAHEVAKTPLPPAELDLSLPSNMVRHLQPLGTMPQPKNVPLLPPMFAEKPTDNSAFQINGRLLSNEMQLQLRNEERREVEGAALDFQFKQ
- a CDS encoding PLP-dependent aminotransferase family protein, with amino-acid sequence MTNLLLYQRIAQQLAEDIRRGVYQPGERVPSVRKMSSQLNVSHATVLQAYANLEDQGLIRARPQSGYYVHQTPALTAPTPDIARVERPGLVTRSSIIQQVLVESRREGVFPLGAAVPSVDYLPVRALHQQLAKVTRFQSPRAFSYMFSPGFEPLRRQVAIRMRDAGVVVDPSEVVITHGCVDALQMSLRVLTRPGDLIAAESPTYYGLLQLADLLGLKVIEIPSDPATGMSLEALQLAANQWSIKALVLTTRLSNPLGGTMPEERQKQLLRLASDFDIQVVEDDIYGELMFELGRTKALKAYDRLDRVIYCSSFSKTLSPGIRIGWMIAGKYQQEIQRLQMFSTHSACSVTQMGTAAYLENGGYDRHLRYIRQEYRKNLSAFQLAVQQYFPEGTQMTRPTGGFILWVSLPGRVNTQELHVRALQQGISIAPGLIFSNTEQFNHCIRLNCGTPWNREAERALMTLGMLASQLCQETAAGF
- a CDS encoding OmpA family protein, producing the protein MSPLMRGLSCVVLLGSALGGCATHPDSNLALQQASTDFQKVKEDSNVLRIAPKDVIRAGESLARADRFSSFWGSGADVAHYAYLSQRYSAIAREHTEQALNQERGVKLELERQRLQLALREAKLSSVQQQGKWIEAQISSLTTVQPDRGLVMTLGDVLFDTGDAELQNSANRTVLKVVQFLQLNPKRVVRIEGYTDNTGGEQENIKLSRDRAQAVADVLSDLGIDEKRIQVEGYGDQYPVEANASERGRAQNRRVEIVFSDEKGQLGAAR
- a CDS encoding DUF4398 domain-containing protein; its protein translation is MTIRPLFAALAVVALAGCAADPAPNEQMRLTQQALEQASAVGAVASDSPELKLAEDKFTQARADMADESYKDARMQAEEAELDARLAEARVLTRKSQEQLNVLNTRITRLRKQLQLGDAQ
- a CDS encoding ABC transporter substrate-binding protein, whose amino-acid sequence is MELRPWTVLLALSLLPTVSLAAGKCDRLVITGSPDAPPYLWRDPQDPTHLIGATADMLQQVAKDLGVKIDLLYGGKRSLALEEVRSGRMDILADAPLTLDALDSLDYIHPALVQTDYLVWTRKDSSLAYSQASDLQGHKGAVSERARLSRDFETFAGEQLTLQRLPSLTPAFQKLLLGEVDYVLAGRYSGMAMAQTLGMSNDLVAREIPIDQPGLYLAISHNSACNDPWLRGQLAKKMTELPASGLAETALQSNLERWKAQLQQPVGTPTK
- a CDS encoding electron transfer flavoprotein subunit alpha/FixB family protein; this translates as MTILVIAEHDNKVVAPATLNTVAAAAKIGGDIHVLVAGQNVGAVAEAAAKIAGVSKVLVADNAAYAHQLPENVAPLVAELGAGYSHILAAATSNGKNILPRVAAQLDVDQISEIVSVESADTFKRPIYAGNAIATVQSTASVKVITVRATGFDPVAAEGGSAAVEAVAAAHDAGTSSFVGEELAKSDRPELTAAKIVVSGGRGMQNGDNFKHLYALADKLGAAVGASRAAVDAGFVPNDMQVGQTGKIVAPQLYIAVGISGAIQHLAGMKDSKVIVAINKDEEAPIFQVADYGLVADLFEAVPELEKLV
- a CDS encoding electron transfer flavoprotein subunit beta/FixA family protein, translating into MKVLVAVKRVVDYNVKVRVKADNSGVDLANVKMSMNPFCEIAVEEAVRLKEKGVATEIVVVSIGPTTAQEQLRTALALGADRAILVESAEELTSLAVAKLLKAVVDKEQPSLVILGKQAIDSDNNQTGQMLAALTGYGQGTFASKVEVSGDKVAVTREIDGGAQTVSLKLPAIVTTDLRLNEPRYASLPNIMKAKKKPLEVLTPDALGVSTASTNKTVKVEAPAARSAGIKVKSVAELVEKLKNEAKVI